One genomic window of Streptomonospora nanhaiensis includes the following:
- a CDS encoding alkaline phosphatase family protein yields MNDRSAPAPDLAGPDYTAGSLSALMPSVLASLGVPGEPNPLDLPPVRRACVLVVDGMGWEPLLAHRAHAPFLSDLLDSAAPITAGFPTTTATSLTSLGTGLAPGHHGVVGYQVALPGTDRLFNHLLWRDEVDPLVWQPHATVYERAERAGVRTAYVADGSYEGSGLSVALARGSTYVPAATITELAVRAGASLAAHDRALVLVYHPLLDGYGHRYGIGSAYWRAELGQVDRLAEQVAAALPPDSALYITADHGMVDVGEADRVDVETPAGFRAGVRVLAGEARVRQVYTREGAAEDTAAAWGELLGDRARVLLREEAVAEGLFGGVEDRVGPRIGDVLAVARGTTVLLAPELEPGPSRFVGHHGSLTTAELNVPLLRVTTVA; encoded by the coding sequence GTGAACGACCGCAGCGCGCCCGCCCCCGACCTGGCCGGCCCCGACTACACCGCCGGCTCCCTGTCGGCGCTCATGCCCTCGGTCCTGGCGTCGCTCGGGGTGCCCGGCGAGCCCAACCCGCTGGACCTGCCGCCGGTGCGCCGCGCCTGCGTGCTGGTCGTCGACGGCATGGGCTGGGAGCCGCTGCTGGCCCACCGCGCCCACGCGCCCTTCCTGTCCGACCTGCTCGACTCCGCCGCGCCCATCACCGCCGGGTTCCCCACCACCACGGCCACCAGCCTCACCTCGCTGGGCACCGGGCTGGCGCCGGGGCACCACGGCGTCGTCGGCTACCAGGTGGCGCTGCCCGGCACCGACCGCCTGTTCAACCACCTGCTCTGGCGCGACGAGGTCGACCCCCTCGTGTGGCAGCCGCACGCCACCGTCTACGAGCGGGCCGAGCGCGCCGGGGTGCGCACCGCCTACGTCGCCGACGGCTCCTACGAGGGCAGCGGCCTGAGCGTGGCGCTCGCGCGCGGCAGCACCTACGTCCCCGCCGCCACCATCACCGAGCTGGCCGTGCGCGCCGGCGCGTCCCTCGCCGCCCACGACCGCGCGCTGGTGCTGGTGTACCACCCCCTCCTCGACGGCTACGGGCACCGGTACGGGATCGGCTCGGCCTACTGGCGCGCCGAACTCGGCCAGGTCGACCGGCTCGCCGAGCAGGTCGCCGCCGCGCTGCCGCCCGACTCCGCGCTCTACATCACCGCCGACCACGGCATGGTCGACGTCGGCGAGGCCGACCGCGTCGACGTCGAGACCCCGGCCGGGTTCCGCGCCGGGGTGCGGGTGCTGGCCGGCGAGGCCCGCGTGCGCCAGGTCTACACCCGCGAGGGCGCCGCCGAGGACACCGCCGCCGCCTGGGGCGAGCTGCTGGGCGACCGCGCCCGGGTCCTGCTGCGCGAGGAGGCCGTGGCCGAGGGGCTGTTCGGGGGCGTGGAGGATCGGGTCGGCCCGCGCATCGGCGACGTCCTGGCGGTGGCGCGCGGCACCACCGTGCTGCTGGCACCCGAGCTGGAGCCCGGACCCAGCCGGTTCGTCGGCCACCACGGCTCGCTGACCACCGCCGAGCTGAACGTGCCCCTGTTGCGTGTCACCACCGTGGCCTAG
- a CDS encoding peroxiredoxin yields the protein MDIGDPAPDFEQPDQNGTPRRLSALLAEGPVVLFFYPAAMTPGCTAESCHFRDLAAEFAELGAQRVGISADTVDRQRTFADTHGFDYPLLSDPDGAVASAFGVRRSGPLGALSPTRRTTFVIGTDQRVVHIVRSELRMQAHADGALTALRALRGTGGTG from the coding sequence GTGGACATCGGAGACCCCGCCCCCGACTTCGAGCAGCCCGACCAGAACGGTACGCCGCGCCGCCTCAGCGCGCTGCTGGCCGAGGGGCCCGTCGTGCTGTTCTTCTACCCCGCCGCCATGACCCCCGGCTGCACCGCCGAGAGCTGCCACTTCCGCGACCTCGCCGCCGAGTTCGCCGAACTCGGCGCCCAGCGGGTGGGCATCAGCGCCGACACCGTCGACCGGCAGCGCACCTTCGCCGACACCCACGGGTTTGACTACCCGCTGTTGTCCGACCCCGACGGCGCCGTGGCCTCCGCCTTCGGCGTGCGCCGCTCCGGGCCGCTGGGCGCGCTCTCGCCCACCCGCCGCACCACCTTCGTGATCGGCACCGATCAGCGGGTAGTCCACATCGTCAGGAGCGAGCTGCGCATGCAGGCCCACGCCGACGGCGCCCTCACGGCGCTGCGCGCCCTGCGCGGCACCGGCGGCACCGGGTAG
- a CDS encoding DUF5709 domain-containing protein — protein sequence MTENHPEEHPADPINEDAADWEEAGLPAQEDSTEDLILPAEEPVAMDEVGSTGTEKEAGEPLDEALARDEPDVPGALGSTAQPADQLPNRGPEEDPEGVRLVESDEGVREDSEDTMVAREAGVDRAAYSAEEAAVREEEESDLP from the coding sequence ATGACTGAGAACCACCCGGAGGAGCACCCGGCCGACCCCATCAACGAGGACGCCGCTGACTGGGAGGAGGCCGGGCTGCCCGCGCAGGAGGACAGCACCGAGGACCTGATCCTGCCCGCCGAGGAGCCCGTGGCGATGGACGAGGTGGGATCGACCGGGACGGAGAAGGAGGCCGGGGAACCCCTGGACGAGGCGCTGGCCCGCGACGAGCCCGACGTTCCGGGCGCACTGGGCAGCACGGCGCAGCCGGCCGACCAGCTGCCCAACCGCGGCCCCGAGGAGGACCCCGAGGGCGTGCGCCTCGTGGAGTCCGACGAGGGCGTGCGCGAGGACAGCGAGGACACCATGGTGGCGCGCGAGGCCGGGGTGGACCGGGCGGCCTACAGCGCCGAGGAGGCCGCCGTGCGCGAGGAGGAGGAGTCCGACCTCCCCTGA
- a CDS encoding enoyl-CoA hydratase-related protein, whose amino-acid sequence MAEEADHPPAQADRAASTAPTAGPGGGAPLVRRDTRRGIAVLTLDSPANRNALSARLRADLAAGLAAAMADDSVRAVLLTGAGPAFCAGADLKEIEAERAGHPPAVAAPGMHELFGALLEAPKPVVARLNGPARAGGIGLVAAADIAVAPDDVTFAFTEVRIGVVPAIISLPVALRMHNRQLARYFLTGETFDAATAAAAGLVTAAVPRADLDTATESVLDGLRAAAPRALRATKELLAGIGAVPPDERAAELARLAGVSAEYFASADAAEGRAAFLRKRTPKWVL is encoded by the coding sequence ATGGCGGAGGAAGCCGACCACCCCCCGGCCCAGGCCGACCGGGCCGCCAGCACCGCACCCACCGCCGGCCCCGGCGGCGGCGCGCCCCTGGTGCGCCGCGACACCCGCCGCGGGATCGCCGTCCTCACCCTCGACTCCCCGGCCAACCGCAACGCCCTGTCGGCGCGGCTGCGCGCCGACCTCGCCGCCGGCCTGGCCGCGGCCATGGCCGACGACTCCGTGCGCGCCGTGCTGCTGACCGGCGCCGGACCCGCGTTCTGCGCCGGAGCCGACCTCAAGGAGATCGAGGCCGAACGCGCCGGGCACCCGCCCGCCGTCGCGGCGCCCGGCATGCACGAGCTGTTCGGCGCCCTGCTGGAGGCGCCCAAGCCCGTGGTGGCCCGCCTCAACGGCCCCGCGCGGGCCGGCGGGATCGGGCTCGTGGCGGCCGCCGACATCGCGGTCGCGCCCGACGACGTCACCTTCGCCTTCACCGAGGTCCGCATCGGCGTGGTGCCCGCGATCATCTCGCTGCCCGTGGCGCTGCGCATGCACAACCGCCAGCTCGCCCGCTACTTCCTCACCGGCGAGACCTTCGACGCCGCCACCGCCGCCGCGGCGGGGCTGGTCACCGCCGCCGTGCCGCGTGCCGACCTCGACACCGCCACGGAGTCCGTCCTGGACGGCCTGCGCGCCGCCGCGCCCCGGGCGCTGCGCGCCACCAAGGAGCTTCTCGCCGGGATCGGCGCGGTGCCCCCCGATGAGCGCGCGGCCGAGCTCGCGCGGCTGGCCGGGGTGTCGGCGGAGTACTTCGCGAGCGCCGACGCGGCCGAAGGCAGGGCCGCCTTCCTGCGGAAGCGCACACCGAAGTGGGTGCTGTAA
- a CDS encoding bifunctional acetate--CoA ligase family protein/GNAT family N-acetyltransferase, producing the protein MQSYPNHWEADVVLTDGGTAHLRPITPDDADLLRAFHERLSPETIYYRFFAPYPRLSDRDVRRFTTVDYDSRVALIATIADSMVAVVRYDKVAPDEAEVAFVVEDAHQGRGIASVLLEHIAAAALERGVRRFIADVLPENRRMINVFREAGYTAQQSFDEGVIRLTLDLQPTASAQEVMRAREQRAESRSIARLLFPTSVAVIGASRTAHTIGQTALRNLLAGDFQGPVYPVHPTATAVAGVRAYPSVLDVPGPVDLAVVAVRADMVLDVVDECAQKGVHGLVVVSSGFAETGPEGLARQERLVATARAAGMRVIGPNCLGIANTDPAVSLNATLAPYVPPRGPIGFFSQSGALGRAILQRVAERGMGLSTFVSAGNRADVSGNDLIQYWQEDPATKVVLQYLESLGNPRKFTRLARRLAQHKPVVAVRSGGSSQGVPSGHAVGALSLPDYAVTSLFEQAGVVRVDDITQMFDAAQLFAYQPLPAGPRVAIVGNSDSLGLLVKDACVRSGLKPHEPVALGPNATAADFDAALTAALADDDVHAVVVVFIPALTPISDDVAEVMRAKAATAAKPIVTTYLGYQGLPAELRRIGENGETAFGSIPSYPAPEDAVRALAHATRYALWRERPAGRHPELADIDGARARAIIDAALASAAEADERSAEQGTVWFTSEPVRREESAADQQTTHDLLACYGITAHPYIPVATAEEAVAAAEKLGYPVVVKANAPDLRLRAGGSGIRADLRSANDVRGAFTALDDRLGAEAQLVVQTMVVPGVPVVIRAGENPSFGSVVGFGLADATAELLDDRAFRLAPLTDSDAADLVHAVRAAPLLFGLPAGATTLAEQPDVEDLQRVLVRVSRLVDAFPEVAHVELDPVIVNAEGAHVLGAHVWLREPPDRRPDAGPRRLRGVVF; encoded by the coding sequence GTGCAGTCATACCCGAACCACTGGGAAGCCGACGTCGTCCTGACCGACGGCGGCACCGCGCACCTGCGGCCCATCACGCCCGACGACGCCGACCTGCTGCGCGCCTTCCACGAGCGGTTGTCCCCCGAGACGATCTACTACCGCTTCTTCGCGCCCTACCCCCGGCTCTCCGACCGCGACGTGCGGCGCTTCACCACCGTCGACTACGACAGCCGCGTCGCGCTGATCGCCACCATCGCCGACTCCATGGTCGCCGTGGTGCGCTACGACAAGGTCGCCCCGGACGAGGCCGAGGTCGCCTTCGTGGTCGAGGACGCCCACCAGGGCCGCGGGATCGCCTCGGTGCTGCTGGAGCACATCGCCGCCGCCGCGCTCGAACGCGGCGTGCGCCGCTTCATCGCCGACGTGCTCCCCGAGAACCGGCGGATGATCAACGTCTTCCGCGAGGCCGGGTACACCGCGCAGCAGTCCTTCGACGAGGGCGTCATCCGGCTGACCCTGGACCTCCAGCCCACCGCCAGCGCCCAGGAGGTCATGCGCGCCCGCGAGCAGCGCGCGGAGTCGCGCTCCATCGCCCGGCTGCTCTTCCCCACGTCGGTGGCCGTCATCGGCGCCAGCCGCACCGCCCACACCATCGGCCAGACCGCGCTGCGCAACCTGCTCGCCGGCGACTTCCAGGGGCCCGTCTACCCCGTGCACCCCACCGCCACCGCCGTGGCCGGGGTGCGCGCCTACCCCAGCGTGCTCGACGTTCCCGGGCCCGTCGACCTCGCGGTGGTCGCGGTGCGCGCCGACATGGTGCTCGACGTGGTGGACGAGTGCGCGCAGAAGGGCGTCCACGGCCTGGTCGTGGTCAGCTCCGGGTTCGCCGAGACCGGCCCCGAGGGCCTGGCCCGCCAGGAGCGCCTGGTCGCCACCGCGCGGGCCGCCGGCATGCGGGTCATCGGGCCCAACTGCCTGGGCATCGCCAACACCGACCCCGCCGTCTCGCTCAACGCCACCCTGGCCCCCTACGTGCCGCCGCGCGGCCCCATCGGGTTCTTCTCCCAGTCCGGCGCCCTGGGCCGGGCCATCCTCCAGCGCGTCGCCGAGCGCGGCATGGGCCTGTCGACGTTCGTCTCGGCCGGCAACCGCGCCGACGTCTCGGGCAACGACCTCATCCAGTACTGGCAGGAGGACCCCGCCACCAAGGTCGTGCTCCAGTACCTGGAGTCGCTGGGCAACCCGCGCAAGTTCACCCGGCTGGCCCGCCGCCTGGCCCAGCACAAGCCCGTCGTGGCCGTGCGCAGCGGCGGCTCCTCCCAGGGCGTGCCCAGCGGCCACGCCGTCGGCGCGCTGTCCCTGCCCGACTACGCGGTGACCTCGCTGTTCGAGCAGGCCGGGGTGGTGCGGGTCGACGACATCACCCAGATGTTCGACGCCGCCCAGCTCTTCGCCTACCAGCCGCTGCCCGCCGGCCCCCGCGTGGCCATCGTCGGCAACTCCGACTCCCTGGGCCTGCTGGTCAAGGACGCCTGCGTGCGCTCGGGCCTCAAGCCGCACGAGCCGGTCGCGCTGGGCCCCAACGCCACGGCCGCCGACTTCGACGCCGCCCTCACCGCCGCGCTGGCCGACGACGACGTGCACGCCGTGGTCGTGGTGTTCATCCCCGCCCTGACCCCCATCTCCGACGACGTCGCCGAGGTCATGCGCGCCAAGGCCGCCACCGCCGCCAAGCCGATCGTCACGACCTACCTGGGCTACCAGGGCCTGCCCGCAGAGCTGCGCCGCATCGGCGAGAACGGCGAGACCGCCTTCGGCTCCATCCCCTCCTACCCCGCCCCCGAGGACGCGGTGCGCGCCCTGGCCCACGCCACCCGCTACGCGCTGTGGCGCGAGCGGCCCGCCGGGCGCCACCCCGAACTCGCCGACATCGACGGCGCCCGCGCCCGCGCCATCATCGACGCCGCCCTGGCCTCGGCCGCCGAGGCCGACGAGCGGTCCGCCGAGCAGGGCACGGTGTGGTTCACCAGCGAGCCGGTGCGCCGCGAGGAGTCCGCCGCCGACCAGCAGACCACCCACGACCTGCTGGCCTGCTACGGGATCACCGCCCACCCCTACATCCCCGTGGCCACCGCCGAGGAGGCGGTGGCCGCCGCCGAGAAGCTGGGCTATCCCGTGGTCGTCAAGGCCAACGCCCCCGACCTGCGGCTGCGCGCCGGCGGCAGCGGAATCCGCGCCGACCTGCGCTCGGCCAACGACGTGCGCGGCGCGTTCACCGCGCTGGACGACCGCCTGGGCGCCGAGGCCCAGCTGGTGGTGCAGACCATGGTGGTGCCGGGGGTGCCCGTGGTCATCCGGGCGGGGGAGAACCCGTCGTTCGGGTCGGTGGTGGGCTTCGGCCTGGCCGACGCCACCGCCGAACTCCTCGACGACCGCGCGTTCCGGCTGGCCCCCCTCACCGACTCCGACGCCGCCGACCTGGTGCACGCCGTGCGCGCCGCCCCGCTGCTGTTCGGGCTGCCCGCCGGGGCCACCACGCTCGCCGAGCAGCCCGACGTCGAGGACCTCCAGCGGGTCCTGGTGCGGGTGTCGCGGCTGGTCGACGCGTTCCCCGAGGTCGCGCACGTGGAGTTGGACCCGGTGATCGTCAACGCCGAGGGCGCCCACGTGCTGGGCGCCCACGTCTGGCTGCGCGAGCCGCCGGACCGCCGCCCCGACGCCGGCCCCCGGCGGCTGCGCGGGGTGGTCTTCTAG
- a CDS encoding MBL fold metallo-hydrolase encodes MTYSGDTRVGGPADVRELPGLRISKLAVGPMDNNAYLLRCRRTGEGVLIDAADAYRILELIGDQGLARVVTTHRHPDHWGALAEVVGTTGARTVAHPADSADLPVSVDEPVEHGAHIAVGESRLEVVHLRGHTPGSIALRYDDPAGHTHLFTGDSLFPGGVGKTHSPADFASLIDDVEQRVFAAMDDDTWVYPGHGRDTTLGAERPHLGEWRARGW; translated from the coding sequence GTGACTTACTCAGGCGATACGCGGGTCGGCGGACCCGCCGACGTACGCGAACTGCCCGGCCTGCGCATCAGCAAGCTGGCGGTCGGGCCGATGGACAACAACGCCTACCTGCTGCGGTGCCGCCGCACCGGCGAGGGCGTGCTCATCGACGCCGCCGACGCCTACCGCATCCTGGAGCTGATCGGCGACCAGGGCCTGGCCCGCGTCGTCACGACCCACCGCCACCCCGACCACTGGGGCGCCCTGGCCGAGGTCGTGGGCACCACGGGCGCGCGCACGGTGGCCCACCCCGCCGACAGCGCGGACCTGCCCGTGTCGGTGGACGAGCCGGTCGAGCACGGCGCGCACATCGCCGTGGGGGAGTCCCGGCTGGAGGTCGTCCACCTGCGCGGGCACACGCCCGGCTCCATCGCGCTGCGCTACGACGACCCCGCCGGGCACACCCACCTGTTCACCGGCGACAGCCTGTTCCCGGGCGGGGTCGGCAAGACCCACAGCCCCGCCGACTTCGCCTCGCTGATCGACGACGTCGAGCAGCGGGTGTTCGCGGCGATGGACGACGACACCTGGGTCTACCCCGGCCACGGCCGCGACACCACGCTGGGCGCCGAGCGCCCGCACCTGGGGGAGTGGCGCGCCCGGGGCTGGTAG
- a CDS encoding DUF5998 family protein produces the protein MRKTRAVSTDWRQEIERSGYYPGLVIDAVASALGDESAEAFVVHHEATFDPAMEMRRHITVLLLTATRLIVCHTDDHPADEPGGRPHASTTTDANQLGNIQSVALTRVVSDPANYAPGTLPSEAVLTIGLSVNWGSMANIDLEPASCSDDSCELDHGYTGAITAEPLTVRVSQAADGAESVANLLHFTSALSAATGR, from the coding sequence ATGAGGAAAACGCGTGCCGTGTCCACCGACTGGCGCCAGGAGATCGAGCGCAGCGGCTACTACCCGGGACTGGTGATCGACGCCGTGGCGTCGGCTCTGGGCGACGAGTCCGCCGAGGCGTTCGTCGTCCACCACGAGGCCACCTTCGACCCCGCCATGGAGATGCGGCGGCACATCACCGTGCTGCTGCTGACCGCGACACGGCTCATCGTCTGCCATACCGACGACCACCCCGCCGACGAGCCCGGCGGCCGGCCGCACGCCTCCACCACCACCGACGCCAACCAGCTCGGCAACATCCAGTCGGTGGCGCTCACCCGCGTGGTGTCCGACCCCGCCAACTACGCGCCCGGCACGCTGCCCAGCGAGGCGGTCCTGACCATCGGCCTCAGCGTCAACTGGGGCTCCATGGCCAACATCGACCTCGAACCCGCCTCGTGCTCCGACGACTCCTGCGAGCTGGACCACGGCTACACCGGCGCCATCACCGCCGAACCCCTGACCGTGCGCGTCAGCCAGGCCGCCGACGGCGCGGAGTCGGTGGCCAACCTGCTGCACTTCACCAGCGCCCTCAGCGCCGCCACCGGCCGCTGA
- a CDS encoding DUF2203 domain-containing protein → MDDAAPPPADPFADGYPEPRVFTPAQARDLMPEVHRHAAELVTLRADLAEMAADLGSAGGSALGGRAELKAAEARIGELRNWFLDQGIELKGVAPLLIDFPALLDGVSVRLCWLEGESELAWYHRTDLGFVGRRPLPRDTFPF, encoded by the coding sequence ATGGACGACGCCGCACCCCCGCCCGCCGACCCGTTCGCCGACGGCTACCCCGAGCCCCGCGTGTTCACGCCGGCCCAGGCGCGCGACCTGATGCCCGAGGTGCACCGGCACGCCGCCGAACTGGTGACGCTGCGGGCCGACCTCGCCGAGATGGCCGCCGACCTCGGCTCCGCCGGAGGCTCGGCCCTGGGCGGCCGCGCGGAGCTGAAGGCCGCCGAGGCCCGCATCGGCGAACTGCGGAACTGGTTCCTGGACCAGGGCATCGAACTGAAGGGGGTCGCGCCCCTGCTGATCGACTTCCCCGCGCTGCTGGACGGGGTGTCGGTGCGGCTGTGCTGGCTGGAGGGCGAGTCCGAACTCGCCTGGTACCACCGCACCGACCTGGGGTTCGTGGGCCGCCGCCCGCTGCCGCGGGACACCTTCCCCTTCTAG
- a CDS encoding RecQ family ATP-dependent DNA helicase, with protein MVTPATTGPADPAGAPAGPPSPHDPALRADAERHLRALAGESARLREDQWRAIHALVAERRRALVVQRTGWGKSAVYFVATALLRARGAGPTVIVSPLLALMRNQIAAAERAGLRAHTVNSANPADWDTVYDDISQGRVDLLLISPERLNNPDFRDRALPRLAAGAGLVVVDEAHCISDWGHDFRPDYRRIRTLLAELPERTPVLATTATANGRVTRDVAEQLEIGDGAATLVLRGPLDRASLRLSVVDLPDTPARWGWLGRHLADLPGSGIVYTLTVAAAVDTAAYLADLGYDVRAYTGQTDPDDRRRAEDDLLANRTKALVATSALGMGFDKSDLGFVVHLGAPQSPISYYQQVGRAGRGLDRAEAVLLPGREDREIWSYFASLAFPPEDTVRAALAALAESEGPVSLPRLETRVDLGRTRLEQMLKVLDVDGAVRRVRGGWTATGEPWSYDSKRYAAVTAAREREQRAMLDYIATDSCRMEFLQRQLDDPDAAPCGRCDNCAGAPFSAEVDPEHQARAARRLDRPGVAVAPRRQWPTGMAALGVDLSGKIPPDRQADEGRALARLTDIGWGTELRRVLAPDAPDQPVSDRVFNGVVEVLAAWPWAERPVGVVAMPSATRPALITDLARRLCQVGRLAPVGGLAYTTPQGIGPRRHNSAQRLAQVADALTVPDPVREALAGLAGPVLLVDDHTDTGWTLAAAAHHLRAAGARAVLPLVLAVRN; from the coding sequence ATGGTGACTCCCGCGACCACCGGTCCCGCCGATCCCGCCGGCGCCCCGGCCGGCCCGCCCTCCCCGCACGACCCCGCCCTGCGCGCGGACGCCGAGCGCCACCTGCGCGCGCTCGCGGGGGAGTCCGCGCGACTGCGCGAGGACCAGTGGCGCGCCATCCACGCGCTGGTGGCCGAGCGCCGCCGGGCGCTGGTGGTGCAGCGCACCGGCTGGGGCAAGTCCGCGGTCTACTTCGTCGCCACGGCCCTGCTGCGCGCCCGCGGCGCCGGGCCCACGGTGATCGTGTCGCCGCTGCTGGCGCTCATGCGCAACCAGATCGCCGCCGCCGAGCGCGCCGGGCTGCGCGCCCACACCGTCAACAGCGCCAACCCCGCCGACTGGGACACCGTCTACGACGACATCTCCCAGGGCCGGGTCGACCTCCTGCTCATCAGCCCCGAGCGCCTGAACAACCCCGACTTCCGCGACCGCGCCCTGCCGCGCCTGGCGGCGGGCGCCGGCCTGGTCGTCGTCGACGAGGCCCACTGCATCTCCGACTGGGGCCACGACTTCCGGCCCGACTACCGCCGCATCCGCACCCTGCTGGCCGAACTCCCCGAGCGCACCCCGGTGCTGGCCACCACCGCCACGGCCAACGGCCGGGTCACCCGCGACGTCGCCGAACAGCTGGAGATCGGCGACGGCGCCGCCACCCTGGTGCTGCGCGGCCCGCTCGACCGCGCCAGCCTGCGGCTGTCGGTGGTCGACCTCCCCGACACCCCCGCCCGCTGGGGCTGGCTGGGCCGCCACCTGGCCGACCTCCCCGGGTCGGGCATCGTCTACACGCTCACCGTCGCCGCCGCCGTCGACACCGCCGCCTACCTCGCCGACCTAGGCTACGACGTCCGCGCCTACACCGGCCAGACCGACCCCGACGACCGCCGCCGGGCCGAGGACGACCTCCTCGCCAACCGCACCAAGGCGCTGGTGGCCACCAGCGCGCTGGGCATGGGCTTCGACAAGTCCGACCTCGGGTTCGTGGTGCACCTGGGCGCGCCGCAGTCGCCCATCTCCTACTACCAGCAGGTCGGCCGCGCCGGGCGCGGCCTGGACCGCGCCGAGGCGGTGCTGCTGCCCGGCCGCGAGGACCGCGAGATATGGTCCTACTTCGCCTCGCTGGCCTTCCCGCCCGAGGACACCGTCCGGGCGGCCCTGGCCGCGCTGGCCGAGTCCGAGGGGCCGGTGTCGCTGCCGCGCCTGGAGACCCGCGTCGACCTCGGCCGCACCCGCCTGGAGCAGATGCTCAAGGTCCTCGACGTCGACGGCGCGGTCCGCCGCGTGCGCGGCGGCTGGACCGCCACCGGCGAGCCCTGGTCCTACGACTCCAAGCGCTACGCCGCCGTCACGGCGGCGCGCGAGCGCGAGCAGCGCGCCATGCTCGACTACATCGCCACCGACTCCTGCCGCATGGAGTTCCTCCAGCGCCAACTGGACGACCCCGACGCCGCGCCCTGCGGGCGGTGCGACAACTGCGCGGGGGCGCCCTTCAGCGCTGAGGTCGACCCCGAGCACCAGGCCCGGGCCGCGCGCCGGCTGGACCGCCCCGGCGTGGCCGTGGCGCCGCGCCGGCAGTGGCCCACCGGCATGGCCGCCCTCGGCGTCGACCTCTCCGGCAAGATCCCGCCCGACCGCCAGGCCGACGAAGGCCGCGCCCTGGCCCGCCTCACCGACATCGGCTGGGGCACCGAACTCCGCCGCGTGCTGGCCCCCGACGCCCCCGACCAACCCGTGAGCGACCGCGTCTTCAACGGCGTGGTCGAGGTCCTGGCGGCCTGGCCGTGGGCGGAGCGCCCGGTCGGCGTGGTGGCCATGCCCTCGGCCACCCGGCCGGCCCTCATCACCGACCTCGCCCGCCGCCTGTGCCAGGTGGGCCGCCTCGCGCCGGTGGGCGGCCTCGCCTACACCACCCCCCAGGGAATCGGCCCGCGCCGCCACAACAGCGCCCAGCGCCTGGCCCAGGTCGCCGACGCCCTCACCGTGCCCGACCCCGTGCGCGAGGCCCTGGCCGGGCTCGCCGGCCCCGTGCTGCTGGTCGACGACCACACCGACACCGGCTGGACCCTCGCCGCCGCCGCCCACCACCTCAGAGCCGCAGGCGCCCGGGCCGTCCTGCCCCTGGTCCTGGCGGTGCGCAACTAG
- a CDS encoding sugar kinase — MVVIGDLMTDSVARAFYPLARGSDTPASVMTYGGGSGANVAAWLAMEGTDTTFVGRRGSDITGRTREMELMGYGVDSRLVMDPERPTGTCVVMITHRGDRTMLSDPGANARLQPEDLPRDVFGPDGHLHVSGYTLINADSRRAARMALRMARETGMSISVDGGSHAPLERAGAENFLDWTTGTRLLFANTDQAQVLTGREEPEAAAKVLTAWYPNVVIKLGDAGALWASKTRDDLVTVPAEPVEPSPGSIGAGDAFIAGFLPPWLAGKHPKDALARAQALAARALHQPGARPDLGD, encoded by the coding sequence GTGGTCGTGATCGGCGATCTCATGACCGACAGCGTGGCGCGGGCGTTCTACCCGCTTGCCCGCGGCAGCGACACCCCGGCCTCCGTCATGACCTACGGCGGCGGCTCCGGCGCCAACGTGGCGGCGTGGCTGGCGATGGAGGGCACCGACACCACGTTCGTGGGCCGCCGGGGCTCCGACATCACCGGGCGCACCCGCGAGATGGAGCTGATGGGCTACGGGGTGGACTCCCGGCTGGTCATGGACCCCGAGCGCCCCACCGGCACCTGCGTCGTGATGATCACCCACCGGGGCGACCGCACGATGCTCAGCGACCCCGGCGCCAACGCCCGCCTGCAGCCCGAGGACCTCCCCCGCGACGTGTTCGGGCCCGACGGCCACCTGCACGTGTCGGGCTACACCCTGATCAACGCCGACTCCCGCCGCGCGGCCCGGATGGCGCTGCGCATGGCCCGCGAGACCGGCATGTCGATCTCGGTGGACGGCGGCTCCCACGCCCCGCTGGAGCGCGCGGGCGCCGAGAACTTCCTCGACTGGACCACCGGCACCCGGCTGCTGTTCGCCAACACCGACCAGGCCCAGGTGCTCACCGGCCGCGAGGAGCCCGAGGCCGCCGCCAAGGTCCTCACGGCGTGGTACCCCAACGTCGTCATCAAACTCGGCGACGCCGGCGCCCTGTGGGCGTCCAAGACCCGCGACGACCTGGTCACGGTGCCCGCCGAGCCGGTGGAGCCCTCGCCGGGCTCGATCGGCGCCGGCGACGCGTTCATCGCGGGCTTCCTGCCGCCGTGGCTGGCGGGCAAGCACCCCAAGGACGCGCTGGCCCGGGCCCAGGCGCTGGCCGCCCGCGCCCTGCACCAGCCCGGTGCCCGCCCCGACCTGGGCGACTGA